A segment of the Brienomyrus brachyistius isolate T26 chromosome 13, BBRACH_0.4, whole genome shotgun sequence genome:
ATTATTTTGTAAACAGCACACCTCATCATTTATCCCTTACTTAAATTGTATGTTTAATTGGTACAACACCAACTGCACCAAAAGAAATTCCTGTACTTAGTTAATAAAAATTTTGATTCTACTGCTTGTTCATAACCCTCAAGTAAGAGTTTGGAAACCCCCCCATAATTCATATAAGCTGATATACAATCCGGTAATTGTGACCTTGACATCAGTGTAATGAAACTAGCAGCAAATGTTGATACCTCAATGGCAACGTTCAGGTCCCATTACATCTGTAATGTTAAGCATaaattttaaaagtaaaaaGGATATTCACCTGGAGAACTTTGGTTGTGGAGAGACTGTAGAGACACTGTAAGTCACTGCAACCTGACTTCTTCAGGAACACCAAGTTGTCCTTCTCCGCCTTCTCCAAAGAGCCATTGTAATTGTAAGAGCTACTCATGTCTATAGCCCTGTGGAACAGGCCTTTGGCGAGTGGGGACATCATCATGGTCCACACAGATGTTCCCCCTGTACAGAGAAGACTCACCTCAGAATTACGAAATGACTTCCTTACAGAAATGTATGGTTCATTTAGGCAAATATGAGAgattatttacacaaaaatattctAAGGGCAGaacgattggttcagagagaagaggaggtagggccaaccaatcagatgtcttggtcccacctccttgagttgcttgaacccacctcctctataatctcattaattatctctctgaaacaatcatttttcgttctgcccttaGAATACCTTTTGGCaaataaaactcccatgagtggGCTATAGGGGCACTGATTGCTGATTTGGTGCCGGAACGCCCCCTTTCTCATCACTCACCTGTTCAAAACATAtgggctaatgataaggttgcccCCTCTTTATGAAGGTTGGCCCCTCTTATGctcatgttaaaaaaaatctgcaactGTCCCTGAATGTAAATAAGTTAGACGTAAATCACAACATTTCAGTTGTGATATAGGGTAGCTTATGATAAGAGGGAATCTCTCTTTGAATAAGAATACCTGAACTTTGTCCAAATATAGTGACTTTTCCCGGATCGCCACCAAACTGCTGGATGTTCCTTTGCACCCATTTCAGAGCTGCAATCTGATCCATGAAGCCATAATTTCCTACAatattaaaatgataaatacACAGATCACATGATAATTGTGAGGCTGGACTGCAAAACAGCCCTGCCCTCTCATGAAGTCTTCCTCTCATGAAGTCTCCCTCTGTAGTGTTTTCATTCAGCTGTGCATCACCCGTGTATCTcatttcccttgattgcctaaCCTACTAAGGTCCGACTGGTTACCTCAGTGCAAGCAACTGTAGCTaataatgagaaaaaaaaactaaatccaAAAGCCCAGTCAGTCTCGTGCTAGTACTTCTGAAAATTTCGACACTAGGTTCATGATAACTTATCAGCAATTTCTGCATTTGAGTCTCACCGGATGTGTTGGTTGGAGAACCTTCTCTCAGAAGCTCCAAGGCGAGGAAGCCAAAAGCGTTGAGGCGGTAGTTGAAACTGACGTAAACGATCCCGGTCTGGGCAGCCAGACTTTCGGTCGGCGAGTAGCCCTTCTCTGATCCACTGAACATGTGCAGGTACCCCCCGTGGAACCACACCATCACGGGCAGCCTGGCATCCTTCTGTAAGCTGGGCGTCCACACGTTCAGGTAGAGGCAGTCCTCCTCGCCCATGACCTTGCCCTTTTCATCCATGGGCTGCACCTGCGCACACATGTTACGGAAGAGGGCGGCCTCGTAGGTGCCTCTCCAGCACAGGCCGGCTTCCTGGAGGTCCACCGGGGGCTTCCACCGTCGCTCTTTGATGGGAGGTGCAGCGAAGGGGATGCCCTTGAAGGAGAACGCCCCGTCGGCCCATCGGCCGCGTACATACCCGCAGTTGGTGCCAACAACAGCGGACAGGTGGAGTTGGCTAATGGCCACGTAGGCCAAAGACCCAGCCAGGGCCAGGAGGAAGAGAACCCCAATGGTGACGATTAAGATCCACTTCCAGGAGACAATTAGAAATGGATTGCAGTAATGCTCAGCTTCAACACATTCTTCCTGGGGAACGTGGCGGCATTCAGTGCCATCTCTCACTTCATTGGAATCCtcactcattttttttttctggaaataGATATGCGTACAATAATCGGTAGTGCAAAAGTACTCGATTTTTTCACTCAAGTAAAAGTACAGATACTATACCAAAATGTTACTCAAGTAAAAGTCATTGAGTGAAACACTACTCAAgtaaaatggaaatgttttaaaagtaGTAGACctgtcaaaaatgaaagtactaCTCTTTCAAATCTGCTAAGCTTAAAAAAAGCAACCTATCCTTTTGAATTCACTGAAGACGGGTTTGAATACAACATTGTAAGTTACAGTGCATCACAATGAAGaaaaattttaataaatggATAGGTAACTTGTTCACTGCAGGAGGCCATTGCAGTGCTAGTCTTGATGTTAGGCTAGCGTTAGGTCTGTTTAATACGATGGAATTATCAGTAAATGGATTTATTGAAATTATACTGCAGTACATTTTGCAgcaatttaaaaacaatgacagATTGATTTAAGACAACAATAAAGCAGGTAGTTCCAGGTAAAAACGAATAAAAACATATTAGGTCAGATTTATTCAAAGATAACCGTCTAACTGAAGGAATAAAGCACTTGAAGGTGAGAACTAAATAAGCAGAAGCAAACGGTGAGGTGGGATGTCAGAAGGCGCAAGTATTTAAGATTAAAAgcacacatgcagaagggcTATACCAGCAATATCAACTAAGAAAATATTTAACAAGACACTATTTGCATTTCCTTAGGGCTATTTTACACCTctcataataaaatatttcaaaatttcTCAGATGTCCTTAACATTAAATTTTTTCAGGTAATATCTATGACAAACTTCTAAAATTAAACCTAACATACCATAATCATTGAGACGGATTTATTCCCGCATACAAATG
Coding sequences within it:
- the LOC125705861 gene encoding para-nitrobenzyl esterase-like; translated protein: MSEDSNEVRDGTECRHVPQEECVEAEHYCNPFLIVSWKWILIVTIGVLFLLALAGSLAYVAISQLHLSAVVGTNCGYVRGRWADGAFSFKGIPFAAPPIKERRWKPPVDLQEAGLCWRGTYEAALFRNMCAQVQPMDEKGKVMGEEDCLYLNVWTPSLQKDARLPVMVWFHGGYLHMFSGSEKGYSPTESLAAQTGIVYVSFNYRLNAFGFLALELLREGSPTNTSGNYGFMDQIAALKWVQRNIQQFGGDPGKVTIFGQSSGGTSVWTMMMSPLAKGLFHRAIDMSSSYNYNGSLEKAEKDNLVFLKKSGCSDLQCLYSLSTTKVLQSIPWKEYPSWAAEDCTNLPTKGLFVGPVAVVDGHVLLAPPFETWEKGSSYNDVPYVIGTTEQEADFSPPYENISMWTWEDYNWFVTRNLMPFGVNISKEAATLYPVSAKCPINDRCPERLYTTLVSDMRVTCPAHDKARRAALASKSPVYRYIVTYTPSRVEKVSRLLPFPSRFSFHMLDALAFFDGLKSVLAGESSEDRSFQGIMTKYMVHFARTGEMPSEWPPFPSHMALLSHNFSVDQNFSASRCHFWEKNHFYPYAWAN